A genomic region of Arachis hypogaea cultivar Tifrunner chromosome 5, arahy.Tifrunner.gnm2.J5K5, whole genome shotgun sequence contains the following coding sequences:
- the LOC112801634 gene encoding PLASMODESMATA CALLOSE-BINDING PROTEIN 2: MMAILMYFVVFLAMAGHSRGALYCVCKDGVGDQALQKAIDYACGAGADCTPILQNGPCYQPNTIKDHCNYAVNSYFQKKGQAQGSCDFSGAATTSPTAPPTSSSSCVFPTGPGNTGIGTGTTPTSTTPGTSPTTITPTTPTSATPGSTTGTGTGTGTGTGTGTGVGTGTGTGAGTTTGSPNNVFGISPSSSSTGAGGYNDSNDGGLHLTGTSNIMLLLLTLVAAFLRVQIS, translated from the exons ATGATGGCTATTTTGATGTACTTTGTGGTTTTTCTGGCCATGGCTGGTCATTCAA GAGGAGCTCTTTACTGTGTATGCAAAGATGGTGTTGGAGATCAAGCTCTTCAGAAAGCAATAGATTATGCATGTGGTGCTGGTGCTGATTGCACTCCTATTCTCCAAAATGGACCATGTTACCAACCCAACACTATTAAAGATCATTGCAACTATGCAGTTAATAGTTATTTCCAGAAAAAGGGTCAAGCCCAAGGAAGTTGTGATTTTTCTGGAGCTGCTACTACGAGCCCAACCGCACCTCCTA CTTCATCATCGTCATGTGTTTTCCCCACAGGTCCTGG CAACACTGGAATAGGTACTGGTACAACTCCAACCTCCACTACACCAGGAACATCACCAACCACCATAACTCCAACCACCCCAACAAGTGCAACTCCAGGTTCAACCACTGGCACTGGCACCGGTACAGGCACTGGAACGGGAACTGGCACAGGAGTTGGAACTGGCACTGGAACCGGAGCCGGGACAACCACTGGGAGCCCTAATAATGTGTTTGGAATTAGTCCATCATCATCTTCAACTGGAGCAGGTGGATACAATGACTCGAATGATGGAGGGCTTCATTTGACAGGCACTAGTAACATTATGTTGTTACTATTAACCCTAGTTGCTGCCTTCTTGAGGGTCCAAATATCTTAA